In Musa acuminata AAA Group cultivar baxijiao chromosome BXJ2-3, Cavendish_Baxijiao_AAA, whole genome shotgun sequence, the following proteins share a genomic window:
- the LOC135607499 gene encoding CBL-interacting protein kinase 1-like yields the protein MKREGEVVRVGKYEVGRTLGEGNFAKVKLARHVDSGRCFAVKVLERKRILDLHTHDQIKREIGTLKLLKHPNVVRLYEVLASKTKIYMVLEYVDGGELFDRIESKGRLSEPEGRKLFQQLIDAVSYCHEKGVFHRDLKPENVLLDTQGNAKISDFGLSALPQQFGHDGLLHTTCGSPNYVAPEVIANKGYDGAMSDIWSCGVILYVILTGCLPFDDTNLAVLYQKILKGDVQIPKWLSPGARNLITRILDPNPHTRMNMAQIKEDKWFKQDYDPAKPEEDEEDISSDDEAFSIKEVAEAERHGDAYTHINAFELIGMSSCLDLSGFFEEEDASGRKIRFTSNCQPEELLKKIEDIVSGMGFQVQRGHGKLKVVQLCDSKSSSRSFSAVAEVFELGPSLYVVELRKTQGDSSLYRQLWAKLSDNLGVYKSQEALTKQPLLTELTGLGGSPVIAA from the exons ATGAAGAGGGAGGGGGAGGTGGTGCGGGTGGGCAAGTACGAGGTGGGGCGGACGCTTGGGGAGGGCAACTTTGCCAAAGTCAAGCTCGCTCGCCACGTCGACTCCGGCCGCTGCTTCGCCGTCAAGGTCCTCGAGCGCAAGCGCATCCTCGACCTCCATACCCACGATCAG ATTAAGAGGGAGATTGGCACGCTGAAGCTCCTCAAGCATCCCAACGTCGTCAGATTGTACGAG GTCCTGGCGAGCAAAACCAAGATCTACATGGTTCTCGAATACGTCGATGGGGGCGAACTATTTGATAGAATA GAGTCTAAAGGAAGACTATCAGAACCCGAAGGGCGTAAGCTTTTCCAGCAGCTGATCGATGCTGTCAGCTATTGCCATGAAAAGGGTGTTTTCCATAGAGATCTGAAG CCAGAGAATGTGCTTCTTGACACACAAGGAAATGCTAAGATCTCAGACTTCGGCCTCAGTGCTTTGCCTCAACAGTTTGGG CATGACGGTTTACTGCACACTACATGTGGGAGTCCGAACTACGTTGCTCCTGAG GTTATTGCCAACAAAGGCTACGATGGTGCAATGTCAGACATCTGGTCTTGTGGTGTGATCTTGTATGTCATTCTTACTGGATGTCTTCCCTTTGATGACACAAACCTTGCCGTTCTCTATCAAAAG ATCTTAAAAGGTGATGTCCAGATACCCAAATGGCTTTCGCCAGGAGCCCGTAACTTGATAACGAGAATTCTTGATCCAAATCCTCATACCCGGATGAACATGGCTCAGATCAAAGAAGACAAATGGTTCAAGCAAGATTATGACCCTGCTAAGCcagaggaagatgaagaagatatAAGCAGTGACGATGAAGCCTTCTCGATCAAAGAG GTTGCAGAGGCAGAGAGACATGGAGATGCATACACCCATATCAATGCTTTCGAGCTAATTGGAATGTCTTCCTGCCTTGATCTCTCTGGGTTTTTTGAGGAAGAG GATGCCTCTGGGAGAAAGATCAGATTCACCTCAAATTGTCAACCAGAGGAGCTGCTGAAGAAGATCGAGGACATTGTCTCAGGAATGGGATTCCAGGTGCAGAGAGGCCATGGCAAG CTAAAAGTCGTGCAACTGTGTGACAGCAAGTCAAGCAGCAGATCCTTTTCAGCTGTTGCTGAG GTGTTTGAGCTCGGTCCTTCATTGTACGTGGTGGAATTAAGGAAAACGCAGGGAGACTCTTCCTTATATCGGCAG CTTTGGGCAAAGCTCTCAGATAACTTGGGAGTCTACAAAAGCCAAGAGGCTTTGACAAAGCAGCCATTGTTGACAGAGCTCACAGGATTAGGAGGGAGTCCTGTTATTGCTGCATGA